Genomic segment of Sarcophilus harrisii chromosome 4, mSarHar1.11, whole genome shotgun sequence:
TCCTTTACaagagaaatataattatttttctccccaacAAAGCCACTGACTGTGTGCCATTTCAATACTGAACTGGAGAAGGGTGAACTATAGAGGTAGGTAAGAAAACTGACTAGAAATGGGAGGGTTTTGGTTTCCAAATTCCAGAGAAGAATTTTAGGCTGGTTATATTTTTGACAAATGTCTGCACATAAATGCTTCCTAAACACATATtctcatattcattctctctctctctctctctcaatgaaGGACATATCTCTTGTCATTTAAGTGCTCCATCATCAACTGTTATTTCCCTAATCACTAATTCCTAAGGCATAGGCTCCTTATAGCTTCTGGATTCCAGACTGCAGCTACAGAAGAGATCGAGGGAGGTGCCCCTTCATATAACAGCCCGAGTGAGACTGTGCCCTTTACCGTACTCATTCCTCACTGCAGATTTAGGTGATCCTATATCTTGCTCTGATTCCATAGAGTAGCTAAATTGGGGACTGGTGAAGGGAGAAAGGGACATCCCTCCCTACAGCTCTGGTCCCGAGTTGAAGGTATTGCAAGGTAAAACAAATGCGCCTAACAGTGTCCCTTAATAGTCACCTTAATAGTCACCCAAGTggatgatggatagatggatatagaaataatccaactccctcattccATAAAATAGGAAATTGAAGCCAAAGGAGATTATAAGACTTGCCGAAAGTCCCACAGGTAGTAGTGGTCGAGGCAAAATGTGAACGAACCCCcgttctctgactccagagtcgGTGTTCTTTGCAATGTGTTACCCTGGGGGGAAGGGCAGAGTAGAACTGGTTATATGATTTGCCTTCTAAAAAGCCTTTCTATTGCTTATGAAGCaatagaatgaaaaggaaagaaggagaagggaagagtctCTGCCGCCTTCCTAGCCCTAACGGTTCCCTTTCCTCACTTCgttccccccactccccacctcGGGGCAGATAGGATACCTCGCAGCCGTACAGTTGCCCCAGCTGTTCCACGATCCACTCCTCCAAAACTAGCCTTTTCCGCAGTTCCTTCCGATCGTATTTCACGGTCACTTTCCCCTGCTGATGGCGCCGCTGCTGTTGAACCTGCCCGGCTACAGCAGGCACAACTGTCGGAGCAGAATCTTCCCGGGAGGACCCAGACCCTGTGCTGGAGCCCGAACCAGCgctggagctggagctggagccCGATCCGCCGCCAGCGCCAGCCCGCGGACTCTGGAAGAAAACCCGACTGCCCCCGCCCCCTGCGCCACTGGCCGGCTCGCTGCTGCCGGTAGCCACGGACATGGTCCTAGCCTGCAGCTCTCTGGCTGCCGAAAGCGAGCGGGCAGGCGGGAGAGCGAGCTCCGGCTTTGATCCCGTGAAGATGGGGAGCGGCTCCTGTTGGGCTCTGATCCCGGGGAGAAGGGGGCGGGGGTACAGCTAAGGGGAGGTAGGCAGCTGCTCCAGTCCTCCTCTGGGCAGGGTTGGCTATTGAACCCACGTCGAGGCAGCCACCTCAGGAGGAGCCGCTGCAAGCGAAGGTCTCGCCTCTAGCACCTGCTCTACTGTTCTCTAGGCGCACACCCTGCCGGCTTGTCTGGGAAGttagagaagaggaggaggagacgggaaagagggagggaggcaagaaGGAGGCGGGGACCAGAGCCTTAAAGAAGCAGCCCAGGACCCTCTCCACCCAGCAGCCCTCAGCCCTAGCCCCGGGATGTGGAAGGAGCGCGCTCCAGAGGCTAGCGATGGAGAGGAAGGCCAAGGGCCTGGGGATGCCCAAGTGAAGGTTTGAGAGTGGAGGGAGGGCGCGCGTGCGTAAGTGCAGGgctcacgtgtgtgtgtgtgtgtgtgtgtgaagtgcAGGgctcacgtgtgtgtgtgtgcatgtgcgtgtgcgtgtgcgtgGTTTAAGTGCAGGGTTCACGTGGATGCGTATTCGCCTGTTAAAGGTGTATGCATTGGGGCTTATTCCTGGGAAGGTGAGGGGCTATTACTGATTTGCTCTAAGGAGCCCTGCAGAGCTTTCCTTGCTTTTCCCTCACCCCACAAAGAAACAAACTCAATTTTTCCGACGACAGCCCCCCACGAAGTCCACACCCTCCCTCCAGCTCTTCCCGAAGCAGTTTCAGGAAGGAATACCGGCCCGGAGTGAGCGCCTGCTGATTCCTCTAGCTCGAAGCCTCTAGTCTCAGCTGTTCCGTCCTGCAAAAGGAACGGAGCTGACTAGGATGTACAAATGGTAAATTAATGCTCCGAGAAGATTTCTGGCTTGAGGTTCGCCTACCCTGATTTTTCCCAAATTGATTTAGATGGCGTCAATACCCTTCCTCCTCCCACcaatccctccccttccctcagcCAAACCCATACCAGCCAAACTCGGGCTTCGGTACTGGAAGTGTGTCTGTGGAGCCACTCCCTTTCTCAATTTGCCGAGAGGTGAGGTTTTAACCAAACTAAATCTTCAAGCTTAGAGAAATTATCACACTCTCTTTTCCTGCTGTGCATATATATAGTGTTTGTTAGAGTAAGGTGCCTCTAAGTTTTTGGAGGGCAAAGATCAtctcattttgcctttctttgtatcaccagtgcgTAACACTGCCAAGTACATaggaatcatttaataaatgctttgtctgACTGGTATCCTCATACATAAAAGACAAGGAACtcaaaattcaacaaatttttatcaaattccTATTATATACAAGTCAGcagcttaataaacatttattaagtgtctgttacGTACcagccttcaagaagcttaccaACTAACACACTAAAGCTGAAAAATGAGGAGGGGGAAAGGTATCCCTCCGATTATGGAGGGTTCTAAAGAAGTCCAACATTGTGTTGGGAGATGGGCAGAAAAACTGTGCTGAGCCCTCTCTTTAAATAGAAGCCCTGGAGCCCATGCCCATGTGCTACAGAGTCCAATCGAAGGGGAAGAAGATACTGGTGAGCTGTGAATACCAATGAGATTTAATTTTGTATGATGAGATTACCCTGTGATGAGTTCcctggaaaagggatgatggggaatttcaaagaaattcttATTATTGTTCCTTATTGTGAGTTGTAAAAAAAGTTCTCCCCAACTCTTGAATTATTACCTTAGCTCTTTGTTatactatctttaaaaaaaaaagttctcatgGGAAAGAAGTGGAGAAGCCCCTATATCAGCCTGATTTGATAGTATATTAGACCTTTATCAAGCAGTATCAGATGAACAAAGAAAGGATAAGACTGATTGGAGGGTAGATAGGAAGGTaatagaagacagagaaagaagaactaCTTGACATTTACTTTACATAGCATTTCTCtatcaagaaaaagaatttttgacctagaaaaaacaagAATCAACATTTAATATAAGGaatcaaaaaagattaagatCAGGCAGAGACAGTAAGATAGGACCTTTATTGTTTCAATGAGTTTGTCAccagatcaaaaatgaaatactGAAAAAATGTCTTATGATTACTAAAAATGAAGTTTGAAAGATATGGGGACCATAGGAGAACTACCACAGTATGTGAGACTTGaatcctgattttcaaaaagaagaagaaaatgtcatctgcaagACACAGGCCAATGAATTTGTCTTTGAGTTTTAACAAAACTTTGGAATATACTTTTGTTTATTGCTTGTGATCATGAGAAAAGGAATGATTAACCACAAAGAACCAGTAAGAGATTGTCAACAAAAAACCACAATAGTAGAAtgacttcttttactttttttacagGAAAGGATTAAACTGTAAGTCACTTAAaggctgacacatagtaggctcttgaTAGTCTAAGCTGGTATAATAGAGGAAATTTACCTGAATTTAAGCAAAGCATTTGATGaagtctttcattttcttcttgtgaaaaaaatggaactgtATACTTTTGCTAATGGGAGTGATCTGGTGCAGTGGACAAGATCACTggacatggaatcagaaagatgactttagatcctgcctcagacagtTAGTTGTATGAAACACTCTCAAacattttccatctataaaatggctaTAATAATAGAACATAATGAATAGGATTTTGAGGATCacataatataacatatacaGTGCTATAACTGTTATTTTTATCGTTGGTTAAAGGGCCAGACCCAAACAATGGCCTTTAATCATACATCAACTCAGATTGTCTCTAGTAGAGTAACCCAAGGATTTATGTTCTGCCCTGTATTGTTTTACTTTTGTGTCAGTGACTTGGTAAcattttatcaaatttgcatATGAAACAAAGCCAGGAGGAATAGCTAGCATATGCTATGAAGAGGTAAGCATccaaaaagatatgaacaggagAAAACATGTTatcatggtacagtggaaagtgGATTgcatttagaatcagaggatccaagttcaaatctcagctctttaACTTTCTTGTGTGAGGTTGGCCAAATTAAAGTTCATTGAAAGAAAATTTCCTCATCATAAAAGGAATAGGTTGGATTAGCAGGCCACCAATGCCTCTTCTAGGTCTAAATATGATCAAAATGAATGTACTTTTCCTCTCTACCCATGGTTCAAGCCAAGATAAAATAACTACTTGTCTGGTATATTATAAAGAGAATTCTTGGTCACGTGTGGCCGGAACCAGCTAGGCCCAAAGATTCTGTGAGTCTAGATTTTTACTCCTGCTAGCTGTGAAATGTTAAGCAAGTTGTTTAATTTTaagtttctgtttcttcatctacatgATAGGGGAAAGAATACTTGGATTATTGTTTCTCAAGCTATAGTGAGGAAGATTCTTCTACTGTGAACtctaaactttaaagcattatagtAAAccctaatactatgtaaactataaAGCTCTATAAGGATGTAACTTACTATAATTTTCACCAGGCTTCACTTGCATTTAGAGAGATAATGTGGTATACTGGGAATAAGCCTGGACCTTAAATAGGAAAACTCTCGATGAATGACTCTAGACAAGCCATCTGACCCTTTACCGTCTCAactttctcatgtgtaaaatgtgaCTAATTGCTTGCCATGGTTATTAttaggctcaaatgaaataactggGTAGTACTAGATCACTTCCCTCTCCCTTAAGGGTCACAGGTCCCTGAACTAGGAGTCatccctttcccaatttttccaatGTTCCAATGCTATTTGGCCTTCTATTGTGTTATCAGAGgtagatgaaaaatataaaagacaagTGGAGAGATTGGAGAAAGTTCTTTGAACTCTAAGTGGCATTTGCTGAGTGAGCAAAGGCCACCCCATCCTAGAATCATACAGACTCACTACTTCAGACAACAATGGAAAATAAGAGTCTTGGTTATAAAAGTGAGTAAGCAATTTATAAAGTGCCTAAAGAAGCCCTTTGTTTGTAGGGTAGAGAAGAAGGACCCagtatcaaagaaaaggaaaaataaatagccTGGATCCTTTCAAACCTTGTTGTAAAGAATTTATAATTGTTCCCTTGGTCCAACTATGAGAGACTTGACAGTAT
This window contains:
- the PPP1R14C gene encoding protein phosphatase 1 regulatory subunit 14C encodes the protein MSVATGSSEPASGAGGGGSRVFFQSPRAGAGGGSGSSSSSSAGSGSSTGSGSSREDSAPTVVPAVAGQVQQQRRHQQGKVTVKYDRKELRKRLVLEEWIVEQLGQLYGCEEEEMPEVEIDIDDLLDADTEEERALKLQEALVDCYKPTEEFIKELLSRIRGMRKLSPPQKKSI